GAGCGGGAAAAAGGAACTCAATTCCCGTTTGTGATTTATCACAAACTGGAGAACAGAATTATTGGCAGCACGAGATTCCTGGATATACAAGAAAACCACCGCAAATTAGAAATTGGCTGGACCTGGTTACATCCTGACTATTGGGGCACAGCGATAAATTTGGAATGTAAATTATTGCTGCTGACATTCTGCTTTGAGACCTTAAAAACAACTCGAATCCAATTTAAAACAGATGAAAATAATTTGCGTTCAAGAAGAGCCATTGAAAAAGTTGGCGGCCGCTTTGAAGGCATTTTACGACATGATATGTTAAGAGATAATGGCACAAATAGAAATTCTGCTTGTTACGGTCTTATTGACAAAGAATGGGTATATACCAGGAAAAAAATAATGAACCCTATCAAAATAAGAAAAAAGCCAACTGCTAACAAACTATAAACCGCATATAAACGTGGTTTACACTCACCGTTGAAAAATAAAAATGAGGGAGACCTAAGCCGTTACTGGTTCCTGCGCTTGTTCTTGTTTTTTCTTCTCATTCGAGGCTTTTATAATGATCTTTATTCCGACTGCAACCAAGATAAGCGGCCAAAAATTACTGAGAATTTCACTAAAATCAATAATATAAAGATTCTCCAATAAAAATAAAACACCAATGCTAACCAACAAAATACCCCCGAATAACCTTCCAGACTTTTTGAATTTCTTGCTCATATTATTGCTCCTGATTGAGTGTGAGTTAAAAATAAAGGTGTGATTTTAGATCAGACGATTAAATTTTAAAAAATGTTTACGGTAAATTCCCAAAGTTGATTCATGAATTGATATTATTTTATTTTATGAAGGTTTTATTAGATGAATGAAAAAAAGAAATCGACTGGACGAAGGAGATTCGAGTGACGCTGTACTACCCAACGGGTATTTACCTAAGGGCCGCCGGCTTCCCTGGTTTGTGTTATTAAGTTTTTGCTTGCTATCGGTAATGAATTTTGTTAATTTTGGTATGGCCATTAGCTGTAAAACAAATTGGGAGGAGCAAGTAGGAAGAAATGAAATGATCCTACAAAGTTTCTCTGAACCTTTCTTAAATATAGGATAAAAATTAGTGAATAATGCATTTGAAAACCTGGGAATTATT
Above is a genomic segment from candidate division KSB1 bacterium containing:
- a CDS encoding GNAT family N-acetyltransferase — protein: MKNWIDQPLNLIGEIINLISLEKEHIIDLEKLAKDKRIWQHYTMDLTNSEKFISVFNEAIMEREKGTQFPFVIYHKLENRIIGSTRFLDIQENHRKLEIGWTWLHPDYWGTAINLECKLLLLTFCFETLKTTRIQFKTDENNLRSRRAIEKVGGRFEGILRHDMLRDNGTNRNSACYGLIDKEWVYTRKKIMNPIKIRKKPTANKL